The Saccharothrix variisporea genome has a segment encoding these proteins:
- a CDS encoding IS3 family transposase (programmed frameshift), producing MAHKKSRRYSAEFREAAAREVVDRSRPVDDVARDCGVTGQTIRNWVREFRAGHDTTGPELSGDERARLKELERRVRELEEENRFLGKIGGLLREEAPVTAKYAFIASEEGNHSVASMCRWSKVSRSGYYAWRDREPSATARRREALEAGIRSCFEYSDGTYGYRRVHAELARRGTVADPGTVRTIMRGLGLVACQPRPWRPVTTVAGDTAALPDLVRRDFTADAPAAKLVGDITYIRTWEGWLYLATVLDCHSKKVVGYAMADHLRTELVTDALRMAARNLPFRRGETIFHSDRGTQYLSAEFAALADELGVRRSVGRTGNCYDNAWAESFNGTLKNERVNRTEYPTREHARKDVTGYIELRYNQIRIHSGIDYRTPNEVESAWFSRNQAA from the exons GTGGCACACAAGAAGTCGCGGCGTTACAGTGCCGAGTTTCGTGAGGCGGCGGCCCGGGAAGTGGTCGACAGGTCCCGGCCGGTCGACGACGTGGCACGTGACTGCGGGGTTACCGGGCAGACGATCCGGAACTGGGTCAGGGAGTTCCGGGCCGGGCACGACACCACCGGTCCGGAATTGAGCGGGGACGAGCGGGCGCGGCTGAAGGAGTTGGAGCGGCGGGTGCGGGAGTTGGAGGAGGAGAACCGGTTCCTGG GGAAAATCGGTGGCCTTCTTCGCGAAGAAGCACCAGTGACCGCGAAGTACGCGTTCATCGCTTCCGAAGAAGGCAACCACTCCGTCGCGTCCATGTGCCGGTGGTCGAAGGTGTCACGGTCGGGCTACTACGCCTGGCGCGACCGGGAACCCTCGGCCACCGCCCGCCGCCGCGAGGCCCTGGAAGCCGGGATCAGGTCCTGTTTCGAGTACTCCGACGGCACCTACGGGTACCGGCGTGTCCATGCCGAGCTGGCTCGCCGGGGCACGGTCGCCGACCCCGGGACGGTGCGCACGATCATGCGCGGGCTGGGCCTGGTGGCCTGCCAGCCGCGCCCGTGGCGGCCGGTCACCACGGTCGCCGGCGACACCGCCGCCCTGCCCGACCTGGTCCGCCGCGACTTCACCGCCGACGCCCCGGCGGCGAAACTGGTCGGCGACATCACCTACATCCGCACCTGGGAAGGATGGCTGTACCTGGCCACGGTGCTGGACTGCCACTCGAAGAAGGTCGTCGGCTACGCGATGGCCGACCACCTGCGCACCGAACTGGTGACCGACGCGCTGCGCATGGCCGCCCGCAACCTCCCGTTCCGACGCGGCGAGACGATATTCCACAGCGACCGCGGCACGCAGTACCTGTCCGCGGAGTTCGCCGCCCTCGCCGACGAACTCGGCGTCCGCCGCTCCGTGGGCCGCACCGGGAACTGCTACGACAACGCCTGGGCCGAATCGTTCAACGGCACCCTGAAGAACGAACGCGTCAACCGCACCGAATACCCCACCCGCGAACACGCACGCAAAGACGTCACCGGCTATATCGAACTACGCTACAATCAGATCCGAATCCACTCCGGAATTGACTACCGGACACCGAACGAGGTAGAGTCCGCCTGGTTCTCGCGCAACCAGGCGGCCTGA
- a CDS encoding AAA domain-containing protein — MTADTAGGRPELAELLRAVRAEIGATLGAESGFDKVVLTRGRVVGGDGEQREYSFVARGWKDSFSDRPLLVRARPRVAWEPAELVVAERGKLRLRTSAELGSTGELREDDTSGLVALAEKLEQTTSGDGGLNLTAAGWLVGRDLPAAGRCPDPERYVRGWPTLQLNDRQRDAVVRALGSELTFVWGPPGTGKTEVVGHVVEGNHRQGHRVLFLAPTKVAVDQAVERLCELLSAESGFADGLVQRVGDIAVGSLREKYGDRIEPEKIVARLSAALAAEVKAVRDQLQVVDGRLALHREHAELARNLAQLREEAGRAARNAADAAVQADHARREVARLHAELTAIGVPSGLFAARKARRRDELLFQLHVVEQDVANLAARHQFATAEQQRCTAQAQAAERKVNAFLPELAGVAPADELTAMAKNLRDRLETRQEELRTVEEVVRDNCRVMGTTVAKAVQSRYLIDKFDTVVIDEAGMVNLPSAWYAAALAKKRVVVAGDFRQLPAVTRASSDRNATEETRSHSALWMDRDAFHAAGLVDGQGRVRPHDLLVGLNTQYRMRTAICAVVNTIAYPDAPLITGRADTGRLPASPLLEAPLVLVDTAARRSATRGGSGGHKSNPVHEAVIHELVRGLQYDGVLPARREEGVPPEARPSARMAVIAPYRDQVRALQGSLAYRFGTDYDGVVDTVHRFQGSQRPLVVIDTVAGAGDKVGFFYEGTGLSSATCRLLNVAVSRAQDHLVVVADVDFLSRNLKPHGEAALMVDYLRRHAHRLDVGDLVPFRAAADLAGLDPQELTRPAFFPADEVPRAVAWDIAHARRSIDIYCAFLDADPVDRWLSKLRPRIDGGLRVTVHTRPARRPTDERQISALEAAGCTVVRRERMHEKVVIVDDEVLWHGSLNLLAGTGPTDLMMRITDPAACERVRHIVGRARPTPPSRSARPQEQPRPEPNGNGNGRLYLNVPFAEKEAAKKAAKARWDADAKRWYVPHDTPRHLVERWL; from the coding sequence GTGACCGCCGACACGGCTGGGGGCCGGCCGGAGCTCGCCGAGCTGCTGCGTGCGGTTCGGGCGGAGATCGGGGCGACGTTGGGGGCCGAGTCGGGGTTCGACAAGGTGGTCCTGACGCGGGGTCGGGTGGTGGGTGGCGATGGCGAGCAGCGTGAGTACTCGTTCGTCGCCCGTGGGTGGAAGGACTCGTTCTCCGATCGGCCGCTGCTGGTGCGTGCCCGGCCTCGGGTGGCTTGGGAGCCGGCGGAGCTTGTGGTCGCCGAGCGGGGGAAGCTTCGGTTGCGGACGTCGGCCGAGCTCGGGTCTACGGGCGAACTGCGCGAGGACGACACGTCCGGGCTGGTCGCGCTGGCCGAGAAGCTGGAGCAGACGACCTCTGGGGACGGCGGGTTGAACCTGACGGCGGCCGGGTGGCTGGTCGGTCGGGACCTGCCGGCCGCCGGTCGGTGCCCGGACCCGGAGCGGTACGTGCGGGGCTGGCCGACGCTGCAGCTCAACGACCGGCAGCGGGACGCGGTGGTTCGGGCGCTGGGCAGTGAGCTCACGTTCGTGTGGGGGCCGCCCGGGACCGGGAAGACCGAGGTGGTCGGCCACGTCGTGGAGGGCAACCACCGGCAGGGGCACCGGGTGCTGTTCCTCGCGCCGACCAAGGTCGCCGTGGACCAGGCGGTGGAGCGGTTGTGCGAGTTGTTGAGCGCCGAGAGCGGGTTTGCCGACGGGCTCGTGCAGCGGGTCGGGGACATCGCGGTGGGTTCCCTCAGGGAGAAGTACGGCGATCGGATCGAGCCGGAGAAGATCGTGGCGCGGTTGAGCGCTGCGCTCGCCGCCGAGGTCAAAGCGGTGCGTGACCAGCTCCAGGTCGTTGACGGCCGGTTGGCGTTGCACCGCGAGCACGCCGAACTCGCGCGGAACCTCGCGCAGTTGCGAGAGGAGGCGGGGCGGGCCGCGCGGAACGCCGCTGATGCCGCCGTCCAGGCCGACCACGCCCGACGCGAGGTGGCCCGGTTGCACGCCGAGCTGACCGCGATCGGCGTGCCGTCCGGACTGTTCGCCGCACGCAAGGCGCGCCGCCGGGACGAACTGCTGTTCCAGCTCCACGTGGTCGAGCAGGACGTCGCCAACCTCGCGGCGCGGCACCAGTTCGCCACGGCCGAACAGCAGCGGTGCACGGCGCAGGCGCAGGCCGCCGAGCGCAAGGTGAACGCGTTCCTGCCCGAGCTGGCCGGGGTCGCGCCCGCCGACGAGCTCACCGCCATGGCGAAGAACCTGCGGGACCGCCTCGAGACGCGGCAGGAGGAGCTGCGGACCGTCGAGGAGGTGGTGCGCGACAACTGCCGGGTCATGGGGACGACGGTGGCCAAGGCGGTGCAGTCCCGGTACCTGATCGACAAGTTCGACACCGTCGTCATCGACGAAGCCGGCATGGTCAACCTCCCCTCGGCCTGGTACGCCGCCGCGCTGGCGAAGAAGCGGGTGGTCGTCGCCGGCGACTTCCGGCAGCTGCCCGCGGTGACCCGGGCCTCCAGCGACCGCAACGCGACCGAGGAGACGCGGTCGCACTCCGCGCTCTGGATGGACCGCGACGCCTTCCACGCGGCCGGACTCGTCGACGGCCAGGGGCGCGTGCGGCCCCACGACCTCCTGGTCGGCCTGAACACCCAGTACCGGATGCGCACGGCGATCTGCGCGGTGGTCAACACGATCGCCTACCCCGACGCGCCGTTGATCACCGGGCGGGCGGACACCGGCCGGTTGCCGGCGTCGCCGTTGCTGGAGGCGCCGCTGGTGCTGGTCGACACCGCGGCCCGGCGCTCGGCGACCCGCGGCGGCTCGGGCGGTCACAAGTCCAACCCGGTGCACGAGGCCGTGATCCACGAACTCGTCCGGGGCCTCCAGTACGACGGCGTGCTGCCCGCGCGCAGGGAGGAGGGCGTGCCGCCCGAGGCCCGGCCGTCCGCCCGGATGGCGGTCATCGCCCCCTACCGGGACCAGGTCAGGGCGTTGCAGGGCAGCCTCGCCTACCGGTTCGGCACCGACTACGACGGGGTCGTCGACACGGTGCACCGGTTCCAGGGCAGCCAGCGGCCCCTGGTGGTGATCGACACCGTCGCCGGCGCGGGTGACAAGGTCGGCTTCTTCTACGAGGGAACGGGCCTGTCGTCCGCGACCTGCCGGCTGCTCAACGTGGCGGTGAGCCGTGCGCAGGACCACCTGGTCGTGGTCGCCGACGTCGACTTCCTCAGCCGCAACCTCAAGCCCCACGGCGAAGCCGCCCTCATGGTGGACTACCTGCGGCGGCACGCGCACCGGCTCGACGTCGGCGACCTGGTCCCGTTCCGCGCGGCGGCCGACCTGGCGGGCCTCGACCCGCAGGAGCTGACCCGGCCGGCCTTCTTCCCCGCCGACGAGGTGCCGCGCGCCGTCGCCTGGGACATCGCGCACGCCCGGCGCAGCATCGACATCTACTGCGCGTTCCTCGACGCCGACCCGGTCGACCGCTGGCTGTCGAAGCTGAGACCCCGCATCGACGGCGGGCTGCGCGTCACCGTCCACACGCGACCGGCCCGGCGACCCACCGACGAGAGGCAGATCTCGGCGCTGGAGGCGGCGGGGTGCACCGTGGTCCGACGCGAGCGCATGCACGAGAAGGTCGTGATCGTCGACGACGAGGTGCTCTGGCACGGGTCGCTCAACCTGCTCGCCGGCACCGGACCCACCGACCTGATGATGCGCATCACCGATCCCGCGGCCTGCGAACGCGTGCGCCACATCGTCGGCCGCGCCCGCCCGACCCCGCCGTCCCGGTCTGCTCGTCCCCAGGAGCAGCCCAGGCCCGAGCCGAACGGCAACGGCAACGGGCGGTTGTACCTGAACGTGCCCTTCGCGGAGAAGGAAGCGGCCAAGAAGGCGGCGAAAGCCCGATGGGACGCCGATGCCAAGCGCTGGTACGTCCCGCACGACACGCCCCGGCACCTCGTGGAGCGGTGGCTGTAG